One region of Myxosarcina sp. GI1 genomic DNA includes:
- the gcvP gene encoding aminomethyl-transferring glycine dehydrogenase: protein MVNLDLNRDPKAGLTPNRQTTKLQNDSDINTIAATDVFVARHIGIDRKQIQQMLEILGLNTIDELIAKTVPPAIRLNKALQLPEALSETAALAKLQAIAKQNQLYRSFIGMGYHNCITPAVILRNVLENPGWYTAYTPYQAEIAQGRLEALLNFQTMVIELTSLEIANSSLLDEGTAAAEAMSMSYGVCKTKANAFFVDTGCHPQTIEVIKTRANPLGIEVIVGDYRNFDFTTSIFGALLQYPTTTGTIDDYREFIERVHEHKALATVAADILSLTLLTPPGEFGADIAVGSTQRFGVPLGYGGPHAAYFATKEKYKRQVPGRIVGVSKDANGKPALRLALQTREQHIRREKATSNICTAQVLLAVMASMYGVYHGAAGIKRIAERVHQLTLILAAGLKQLGYELASESFFDTLKINTENALEIVKAAEANGINLRLFDDNAIAISLDETTVEKDLEDIWRIFANTDKLPFTLSACKDVSENIPPSLQRTSDYLTDPVFNRYHSETELLRYLHQLETKDLSLTTSMIPLGSCTMKLNATAEMLPVTWAEFGKIHPFVPRSQTSGYQQLFKDLEIWLGEITGFAGVSLQPNAGSQGEYAGLQVIRKYHQQRGEGHRHICLIPESAHGTNPASAVMCGMKVVAVKCDRDGNIDVRDLQTKAEKHRENLAALMVTYPSTHGVFETEIKDICAIVHQFGGQVYMDGANMNAQVGLCRPGDYGADVCHLNLHKTFCIPHGGGGPGVGPIGVMSHLVPFLPATTIPNSNSQSIGAISAAPYGSASILTISWMYIAMMGAEGLTEASKVAILNANYMAKRLETYYPVLYKGKSGLVAHECIIDLRPLKKRAGVEVDDVAKRLMDFGFHAPTISWPVVGTMMIEPTESESKEELDRFCDAMIAIYHEAEAIANDEIDPDNNPLKNAPHTAESLICGKWERPYTREQAAYPTPWTREHKFWVSVSRIDNAYGDRNLVCSCEGMEAFLDNE, encoded by the coding sequence ATGGTAAATTTAGACCTCAACCGCGATCCGAAGGCTGGGCTAACGCCCAATCGTCAAACTACAAAACTTCAAAACGACTCAGATATAAATACAATTGCCGCTACAGATGTTTTTGTCGCCAGACATATTGGTATAGATCGCAAGCAAATTCAACAGATGCTTGAGATTTTAGGTTTAAATACTATAGATGAACTAATTGCCAAAACCGTACCGCCAGCTATTCGCCTCAATAAAGCGTTACAGCTACCAGAAGCTTTAAGTGAAACAGCGGCTTTAGCCAAACTTCAAGCGATCGCCAAGCAAAATCAGCTATATCGCTCGTTTATCGGCATGGGCTACCACAACTGCATTACGCCAGCAGTAATTCTGCGTAACGTGCTAGAAAATCCTGGCTGGTATACGGCATACACTCCCTATCAAGCCGAAATCGCTCAAGGTAGATTAGAAGCATTGCTCAATTTTCAAACGATGGTTATCGAGCTTACTAGTTTGGAAATTGCTAACTCTTCATTGCTAGACGAAGGAACTGCCGCCGCCGAAGCCATGAGTATGAGCTATGGCGTTTGTAAGACTAAAGCTAATGCCTTTTTTGTAGATACAGGCTGTCATCCCCAGACTATTGAAGTAATTAAAACTCGCGCTAATCCTTTGGGTATTGAAGTAATTGTCGGCGATTATCGTAACTTTGACTTTACTACGTCAATTTTTGGTGCGTTGTTGCAATATCCTACTACCACAGGCACAATCGACGATTACCGCGAATTTATCGAGCGAGTACACGAACATAAAGCCTTAGCTACCGTCGCTGCCGATATTCTCAGTTTGACTCTCTTGACTCCTCCTGGTGAATTTGGCGCAGATATTGCTGTAGGCAGTACCCAAAGATTTGGCGTGCCTTTAGGCTATGGGGGACCTCATGCCGCTTATTTTGCTACTAAAGAGAAGTATAAGCGACAAGTACCTGGAAGAATTGTCGGTGTATCTAAAGACGCTAACGGCAAACCTGCTTTACGATTGGCACTGCAAACTAGAGAGCAACATATTCGTAGGGAAAAAGCTACTAGCAACATCTGTACGGCGCAAGTTTTGCTTGCGGTGATGGCTTCGATGTATGGTGTCTATCATGGGGCAGCAGGAATTAAACGTATTGCCGAACGAGTACACCAACTAACTTTAATTTTGGCAGCAGGATTAAAACAATTGGGCTACGAACTCGCATCAGAATCTTTCTTCGATACTTTAAAAATAAATACGGAGAATGCTTTAGAAATAGTTAAAGCGGCAGAAGCTAACGGAATTAACTTACGTTTGTTTGATGATAATGCGATCGCTATTTCTCTAGATGAAACCACAGTTGAGAAAGATTTAGAAGATATTTGGCGTATTTTTGCCAATACTGACAAATTACCTTTTACCCTTTCGGCTTGTAAAGATGTTTCCGAGAATATTCCCCCATCGTTACAGCGCACCAGTGACTATCTTACCGATCCAGTTTTTAACCGCTATCATTCCGAAACCGAACTGCTACGATATCTCCATCAGCTAGAAACCAAAGATTTATCTCTAACTACTTCGATGATTCCTTTGGGTTCGTGTACGATGAAGCTCAACGCTACAGCAGAAATGTTACCCGTTACCTGGGCTGAATTTGGCAAGATCCATCCTTTCGTACCGCGATCGCAAACTTCAGGCTATCAGCAGCTATTTAAGGATTTAGAAATCTGGTTGGGAGAAATTACGGGTTTTGCAGGTGTTTCCCTACAGCCCAATGCTGGTTCTCAGGGCGAGTATGCAGGATTGCAGGTAATTCGTAAATACCATCAACAGCGAGGTGAAGGACATCGCCACATCTGTTTGATTCCAGAGTCGGCACACGGTACCAATCCCGCCAGTGCGGTAATGTGCGGTATGAAAGTAGTAGCGGTCAAGTGCGATCGCGATGGCAATATCGACGTTCGAGACTTGCAAACCAAAGCCGAAAAACACCGAGAAAATTTGGCAGCATTGATGGTGACATATCCTTCTACTCATGGCGTATTTGAAACCGAAATTAAAGACATTTGCGCGATCGTCCATCAGTTTGGCGGACAGGTATATATGGACGGGGCAAATATGAACGCTCAGGTAGGCTTGTGTCGTCCAGGTGACTATGGTGCCGATGTCTGCCACCTCAATCTACACAAAACTTTCTGTATTCCTCACGGTGGCGGGGGTCCTGGTGTGGGACCAATCGGCGTGATGTCTCATTTGGTGCCTTTTCTACCCGCTACTACAATTCCCAATAGCAATTCTCAATCTATTGGCGCGATTTCTGCTGCGCCTTACGGTAGTGCCAGCATCTTGACTATTTCTTGGATGTATATCGCCATGATGGGTGCTGAGGGGTTGACCGAGGCTAGCAAAGTGGCAATTCTCAACGCTAACTACATGGCAAAACGCTTGGAGACATATTACCCAGTATTGTATAAAGGTAAATCTGGTTTGGTAGCTCATGAATGTATCATCGATCTGCGTCCTTTGAAAAAACGAGCGGGTGTAGAAGTAGATGATGTTGCCAAGCGATTGATGGATTTTGGTTTTCACGCTCCTACAATTTCTTGGCCCGTTGTCGGTACGATGATGATCGAACCTACCGAAAGTGAGTCTAAAGAAGAGTTAGACCGCTTTTGCGATGCCATGATTGCCATCTATCACGAAGCAGAAGCGATCGCCAATGATGAAATCGATCCTGATAATAATCCTTTAAAAAATGCTCCCCATACTGCCGAATCTCTCATCTGTGGCAAATGGGAACGTCCCTACACTCGCGAACAGGCGGCATATCCCACTCCTTGGACGAGAGAACATAAGTTTTGGGTTTCAGTTAGCCGCATAGATAATGCCTATGGCGATCGCAACCTGGTTTGTTCCTGCGAGGGTATGGAAGCTTTTTTAGATAATGAGTAG
- a CDS encoding HEAT repeat domain-containing protein, whose amino-acid sequence MTNFSSENQVNSITSVELTLKRGTEAANCHDWSAVNKYLQQLPVSKNKTELSLPNQTDWQTASKLALQVLLEGDFQQQWEVAKLLPLFGKSITLPLISLLEDESVDLEARWFICNILGKFSEQKVILSLVKLIQQTEIEELAIAAGKTLTQIGIAAIDALVKLLQSPHRALAVKSLAYIRRPEIINPLITVVEDPQPEIRAMAIEALGSFHDRRISYLLLAALKDTSSLVRKEAANALGFRPDLCEELDLIAHLQPLLYDFNLEVCSRAAIALGRMKSDSAVQALFTPLKSVNTPVSLKLDLVRALAWSETELAIDCLRESLINSEISANVELELVSLEIINVLGRITKSNLTGKSARTLIDFWQLKGRQSSSPELKQLLANSLGELKHSEAAPILNELTQNNNKLIRLHAIAALKKISK is encoded by the coding sequence ATGACCAACTTTAGCTCGGAAAACCAAGTTAATTCAATAACTTCAGTCGAACTAACTTTAAAGCGCGGTACGGAAGCAGCAAATTGTCACGATTGGTCGGCAGTAAATAAATATTTGCAACAGCTACCAGTTTCTAAAAATAAAACCGAGTTAAGCTTACCCAACCAAACAGACTGGCAAACAGCATCTAAATTAGCATTGCAAGTTTTACTCGAAGGTGACTTTCAACAGCAGTGGGAAGTTGCCAAACTTCTGCCTCTGTTCGGCAAATCTATTACCCTGCCACTAATTTCCCTGCTAGAAGACGAATCAGTAGATCTCGAAGCGCGCTGGTTTATCTGTAATATTTTAGGAAAATTTTCCGAGCAAAAAGTAATTCTCTCTTTAGTCAAATTAATACAGCAAACAGAAATAGAAGAATTAGCGATCGCTGCTGGTAAAACTCTAACTCAAATTGGTATTGCGGCTATTGATGCCTTAGTAAAATTATTACAATCCCCACATCGTGCTTTGGCTGTCAAATCTCTCGCTTATATCCGTCGTCCAGAAATTATTAACCCTTTAATTACAGTAGTTGAAGATCCTCAACCAGAAATTAGAGCTATGGCAATTGAAGCTTTGGGCAGTTTTCACGATCGACGCATTTCTTACTTACTGCTAGCAGCTTTAAAGGACACCTCATCATTAGTCAGAAAAGAAGCAGCAAATGCCCTGGGGTTTCGTCCCGATCTTTGTGAGGAATTAGATCTTATAGCTCATCTACAACCTTTACTGTACGACTTTAATTTAGAAGTATGCAGTCGCGCTGCTATAGCTTTGGGAAGAATGAAAAGCGACTCGGCAGTACAAGCTTTATTTACTCCTTTGAAATCTGTCAATACGCCTGTAAGTCTGAAGTTAGATTTAGTGCGTGCCCTAGCTTGGAGCGAAACTGAATTAGCGATTGACTGTTTGCGTGAAAGTTTAATTAATAGTGAAATTTCTGCTAATGTCGAGCTAGAATTAGTCTCTTTAGAAATCATTAATGTTTTAGGAAGAATTACAAAGTCTAATTTAACTGGTAAATCTGCACGAACACTAATCGACTTTTGGCAGCTAAAAGGAAGACAAAGTAGCTCGCCAGAGTTAAAACAACTGCTGGCTAATTCTTTGGGTGAATTAAAACATTCTGAAGCTGCGCCGATATTAAATGAATTGACTCAAAATAACAATAAACTAATTAGATTACACGCGATCGCGGCTTTAAAAAAAATATCTAAATAA
- the gcvH gene encoding glycine cleavage system protein GcvH encodes MEITYPEDLQYLDSHEYVRMEGEIATIGVSAFAIDQLGDIVFLELPEIGDAIEVGESFGTIESVKAVEDLYPPVSGTVVERNETLIDAPEDIAEDPYGEGWLLKVRVDNPDEELVDILSAAEYRAQVEGEED; translated from the coding sequence ATGGAAATAACCTATCCTGAAGATTTGCAGTATCTAGACAGCCACGAATATGTCCGTATGGAGGGAGAAATTGCCACCATAGGGGTGAGTGCTTTTGCCATCGATCAATTAGGAGATATTGTGTTCCTCGAACTACCAGAAATTGGCGATGCGATCGAAGTCGGAGAGAGCTTTGGTACGATTGAATCGGTAAAAGCTGTAGAAGATCTCTATCCTCCCGTATCTGGTACGGTAGTCGAACGTAATGAAACATTAATAGATGCTCCCGAAGATATTGCCGAAGATCCCTACGGTGAAGGATGGTTGCTTAAGGTGCGGGTAGATAATCCCGATGAAGAATTAGTAGATATTCTCTCTGCTGCTGAATATCGCGCACAAGTAGAGGGAGAAGAGGATTAA
- a CDS encoding CocE/NonD family hydrolase has product MTKIIKETASMYTRDRVKLDADIYRPDTSEKLPILLMRQPYGRAIASTVVYAHPRWYAAQGYIVVIQDVRGRGTSEGKFDLFTHEVDDGLDTISWVTQLPNSTEEVGMYGFSYQGMTQLYVAANKPQVLRAIAPAMVAYDLYTDWAYENEAFCLYANLAWAIQLAAETARIKGDEAAYLRLAAAAKNLPLGDSIPANPKIMQELALDSFYHTWLNNPHPETYWQERSPKYLLQDVDLPMLHVGGWFDPYLRGTLNLYRAMAAKSQYPQHLVVGPWGHLPWGRKLNQIDYGIEAQNPIDQLQIRWFDYFLKGKDTGVLNESPISLFEMGSNQWQEFNEFPESQKIYYLASDGLASMREDAGMLWEYESETESTSPQELLATDLTEAVTEFSNTEDILVHDPWRPVPARGGHAVFPSGSGDRTDLDCRTDVLTYTSAPLESGLHIVGEVAVEIYCTADAPSFDLCAVLSTVDSQGRVFNFTQGYIRVDTPQSPITIPLQTTCIYMPSQTSLRLSLSAACFPAYPVNSGTGKPPSQTRSLDMQIITIAIKSGADYPSLIRLAIASN; this is encoded by the coding sequence ATGACAAAAATCATCAAAGAAACCGCTTCAATGTATACTCGCGATCGCGTGAAGTTAGATGCAGATATTTATCGCCCCGATACTTCAGAAAAGTTACCGATTTTATTAATGCGCCAGCCTTACGGTAGAGCGATCGCCTCTACGGTAGTATACGCTCATCCGCGCTGGTATGCTGCTCAAGGATACATTGTGGTAATTCAAGATGTTAGAGGGAGGGGAACTTCAGAAGGAAAGTTCGATTTATTTACTCATGAAGTTGATGATGGCTTGGATACGATTAGTTGGGTAACTCAATTGCCTAATAGTACGGAAGAAGTAGGAATGTATGGCTTTTCCTATCAGGGAATGACTCAATTATATGTTGCTGCTAATAAACCCCAGGTATTAAGAGCGATCGCGCCAGCAATGGTAGCTTACGATCTATATACCGATTGGGCTTATGAAAATGAGGCTTTTTGTCTGTATGCCAATCTAGCCTGGGCGATTCAGCTAGCAGCAGAAACGGCAAGAATTAAAGGAGATGAAGCAGCTTATCTGCGTTTGGCTGCTGCTGCCAAAAATTTACCTTTAGGCGACTCTATACCCGCCAATCCCAAAATCATGCAGGAACTTGCTTTAGACTCTTTTTATCATACCTGGTTAAACAATCCTCATCCTGAAACTTATTGGCAGGAGCGATCGCCAAAATATTTATTACAAGATGTAGATTTACCTATGCTGCACGTTGGCGGTTGGTTCGATCCTTATTTACGAGGCACGTTAAATTTATATCGAGCAATGGCAGCTAAAAGCCAATATCCCCAACATCTAGTCGTAGGACCCTGGGGGCATTTGCCTTGGGGAAGAAAACTCAATCAAATTGACTATGGCATTGAGGCGCAAAACCCCATCGACCAACTACAGATACGCTGGTTCGATTATTTTCTCAAAGGCAAAGACACAGGCGTATTAAACGAGTCTCCTATTAGTCTGTTTGAAATGGGTAGTAACCAGTGGCAAGAATTTAATGAGTTCCCAGAAAGCCAAAAAATCTATTATTTAGCTAGCGATGGTTTGGCGAGTATGCGAGAAGATGCAGGAATGCTTTGGGAATACGAGTCAGAAACCGAATCTACTTCGCCGCAAGAATTATTAGCTACCGATTTAACTGAAGCAGTTACAGAATTTAGCAATACTGAAGATATTTTAGTTCACGATCCCTGGCGACCCGTACCAGCTAGAGGAGGACACGCCGTATTTCCCAGTGGCTCTGGCGATCGCACCGATTTAGACTGTCGTACGGATGTGCTTACCTACACATCTGCACCTTTAGAATCTGGATTGCACATTGTAGGAGAAGTAGCGGTAGAAATTTACTGCACTGCCGATGCACCGAGTTTCGATCTGTGTGCGGTCTTGTCTACAGTAGATTCTCAAGGCAGAGTATTTAACTTTACTCAAGGTTATATTCGCGTCGATACACCACAGTCGCCAATAACTATTCCCCTACAGACTACCTGTATTTATATGCCTTCCCAAACTAGCTTGCGTCTCAGTCTGAGCGCGGCTTGTTTTCCTGCTTATCCCGTCAATTCTGGTACGGGCAAGCCACCTAGTCAAACTCGTTCGCTTGATATGCAAATAATTACTATAGCGATTAAATCTGGCGCGGACTATCCTTCTTTAATTCGTCTGGCGATCGCCAGTAATTGA
- a CDS encoding AEC family transporter produces the protein MYVINTLAPVFLVIILGTVLIKSKFLSPQLVRENDRLVYWVGLPCLLFNKTATATIAGGSALKIAGVLTGGGMGCVILAYLLSRLLGISSKLEGAFVQAAFRGNLAYVGLPVVSYALDRFSGSSAIATMNAEQLQSLAVLSFAPLVPLYNATAVFVLIKGNSSKHDSWRTILRSTFTNPLLTACGLGLLLAIVGISLPLWLSKTTQTIGQMSLPLALLGIGASLAKTKISGRIGLSALATVLKVFAAPLIGVFIANWLNLTAPERTIALLYLACPTAIASYIMAGQLGGDEALTSSSIVLSTMCSAIALAIVLSLS, from the coding sequence ATGTACGTCATTAATACTCTCGCTCCTGTATTCCTGGTTATTATTCTCGGTACGGTTTTAATCAAGTCCAAATTTTTAAGTCCCCAGTTAGTACGTGAAAATGACCGCTTAGTCTACTGGGTTGGTTTGCCCTGTCTATTGTTTAACAAAACCGCTACTGCCACCATTGCTGGTGGTTCGGCTTTAAAAATTGCAGGAGTGCTTACGGGAGGTGGCATGGGCTGTGTCATCTTGGCGTATTTACTGTCTCGCTTGCTGGGTATTTCGAGCAAATTGGAGGGAGCTTTCGTTCAGGCTGCTTTTCGCGGTAATTTAGCCTACGTCGGTCTACCTGTAGTCAGTTATGCTCTTGATCGCTTTTCTGGTAGTTCGGCAATAGCAACGATGAATGCCGAACAACTTCAGTCTCTAGCAGTGCTGTCTTTCGCGCCTTTAGTTCCTCTATATAACGCTACGGCTGTATTCGTACTGATAAAAGGCAACAGCAGTAAGCATGATTCCTGGCGTACTATACTGCGCTCTACTTTTACCAATCCTTTATTAACTGCCTGTGGTTTGGGTTTGCTCTTGGCTATTGTGGGGATTTCTCTGCCTTTATGGTTGAGCAAAACCACTCAAACTATTGGGCAAATGTCTCTACCTTTAGCTCTATTAGGTATTGGTGCTTCTCTAGCCAAGACTAAAATAAGCGGTCGAATCGGGCTTTCAGCTTTAGCGACGGTACTTAAAGTCTTTGCCGCACCGCTTATTGGCGTATTTATCGCCAATTGGTTAAATTTAACCGCACCAGAACGCACCATTGCTTTACTATATCTCGCCTGTCCTACAGCGATCGCATCTTACATTATGGCAGGTCAATTAGGAGGAGATGAAGCCCTTACCAGCAGCAGTATTGTTTTAAGTACTATGTGTTCGGCTATTGCTCTGGCGATCGTTTTATCATTATCTTGA